A single window of Strix uralensis isolate ZFMK-TIS-50842 chromosome 28, bStrUra1, whole genome shotgun sequence DNA harbors:
- the LOC141935674 gene encoding uncharacterized protein LOC141935674: MLSVASQLGDTAAFLRVLSNPRECWVVGFFLEGRGQNTRGVEGGARGVDAPPQCFGADGAPHRVVGAAWRRAGYRRREDADESCGQVLSNQGQGEEEGGLLWPRRWPRCCRITGSQGKLLTTQQRKSRRSRPLQPGVELPPGRPGPGKGLLVLKQVPGQERSLHDQERLGLRRRRWEQLSSEGSLAQHGQAHPRCPPPSPLVILQEMLQQDFGDKRYTALLDLLKKKPLEIKELGAKKALPKWRRRLSRRSPRLRTQALSFDLGFLWLPKGRGRGTDPALGDELFLLWETSLWCLLAWPTSPTSRGSTWGSCWRKESSQGSLESKTPTLEVKLD; this comes from the exons aTGCTCTCGGTCGCATCGCAGCTGGGGGACACGGCAGCCTTCCTCAGGGTGCTCAGCAACCCGCGGGAGTgttgggtggtgggtttttttttggaggggaggggacAAAATACACGAGGAGTTGAGGGGGGGGCTAGGGGGGTCGATGCTCCGCCGCAGTGTTTCGGTGCTGACGGAGCCCCTCACCGTGTCGTCGGGGCTGCGTGGCGAAGGGCTGGGTACCGCAGGCGGGAAGATGCTGATGAAAGCTGCGGCCAGGTGCTCTCCAACCAG GGCCAAGGTGAAGAGGAGGGAGGTCTGCTCTGGCCCCGGCGATGGCCCCGGTGCTGCCGGATCACCGGGAGCCAGGGAAAGCTCCTGACCACCCAACAAAGAAAATCGAG ACGGAGTCGTCCTCTCCAGCCCGGTGTGGAGCTGCCGCCGGGCAGACCCGGCCCTGGCAAAGGGCTCCTTGTTCTGAAGCAAGTTCCCGGCCAAGAGCGGAGTTTGCACGACCAGGAACGCTTGGGtttg CGCAGGAGGCGGTGGGAGCAGCTCTCCTCTGAGGGAAGCTTGGCACAGCACGGGCAGGCACATCCCCggtgcccccctccctccccgctggTGATCCTCCAGGAGATGCTGCAGCAGGATTTTGGTGACAAGCGCTACACGGCGCTGCTGGACTTGCTGAAGAAAAAGCCGCTGGAGATCAAGGAACTTGGAGCTAAGAAAGCGCTGCCGAAatggaggaggaggctgagcagaCGTAG CCCACGGCTCCGGACCCAAGCGCTGTCCTTCGATTTGGGATTTCTGTGGCTACCGAAGGGAAGAGGCAGAGGGACGGATCCTGCGCTGGGGGACGAGTTGTTCTTGCTCTGGGAAACCTCCCTCTGGTGCCTCCTGGCCTGGCCCACGTCTCCCACGTCACGGGGCTCGACCTGGGGAAGCTGCTGGAGAAAGGAGAGCAGCCAGGGCTCCCTGGAGAGCAAAACCCCCACGCTGGAGGTCAAGCTGG ACTAA